A genomic stretch from Telmatocola sphagniphila includes:
- a CDS encoding ligase-associated DNA damage response exonuclease — protein sequence MNPTSTHRPGEPLIQVTESGLFCERGAFYIDPWRPVDRAIITHAHSDHARRGCGRYLTTTAGRRVLQSRMEPNAVIQTVNYGEVLHQNGVQVSLHSAGHVLGSAQIRVEYRGEVWGISGDYKLAPDPTCTAFEPVRCHTFVTESTFGLPIYRWESPATIFASVNSWWQQNRTLGRASIIYAYSLGKAQRLLAGLDTSIGPIFCHGAVKTVNQDYRDSGIPLPPTQKAEAKRKATEWQGALIIAPPSAMGTPWVRKFGDASEAYASGWMAVRGTRRRRGVDRGFVLSDHADWPGLLSAIAATGAETILATHGSTAVLVRWLREQGLQAQPLRTEYQGESEEAAAVAPAEGASE from the coding sequence ATGAATCCAACCAGTACCCACCGGCCAGGCGAGCCGCTGATCCAAGTCACCGAATCGGGTCTCTTCTGCGAACGGGGAGCCTTTTACATCGATCCGTGGCGTCCGGTGGATCGGGCCATTATCACGCATGCCCATTCCGACCACGCGCGGCGCGGCTGCGGCCGCTACCTGACCACGACGGCGGGCCGACGGGTGCTCCAAAGCCGGATGGAGCCGAACGCGGTGATCCAGACCGTCAACTACGGAGAAGTTCTCCACCAAAATGGCGTTCAGGTTTCGCTCCACTCCGCCGGCCATGTGCTGGGCTCCGCGCAGATTCGCGTCGAGTACCGCGGCGAAGTCTGGGGAATCTCCGGGGACTACAAGCTGGCCCCCGATCCGACCTGCACGGCCTTCGAACCGGTCCGCTGTCATACCTTCGTCACCGAATCGACTTTTGGCCTGCCGATTTATCGCTGGGAAAGCCCGGCGACGATCTTTGCTTCGGTCAATTCCTGGTGGCAGCAGAATCGTACGCTGGGCCGGGCCTCGATTATCTACGCCTATTCGCTGGGCAAAGCGCAACGGCTCCTCGCCGGACTGGATACCTCGATCGGACCGATCTTTTGTCACGGCGCCGTCAAGACCGTCAATCAGGATTACCGGGACAGCGGGATTCCCCTGCCGCCCACCCAAAAGGCGGAAGCGAAACGGAAAGCGACGGAATGGCAGGGAGCCCTGATTATCGCTCCCCCTTCGGCGATGGGGACGCCCTGGGTCCGCAAATTCGGCGACGCTTCGGAAGCCTACGCCTCCGGTTGGATGGCCGTACGCGGCACCCGCCGGCGCCGCGGCGTCGATCGCGGTTTCGTCCTTTCCGACCACGCCGATTGGCCGGGACTGCTTTCCGCCATCGCCGCCACCGGCGCGGAAACCATTCTGGCGACGCATGGGTCGACCGCCGTGCTGGTGCGCTGGCTGCGCGAGCAAGGACTCCAGGCGCAGCCGTTACGCACCGAATATCAGGGCGAGAGTGAGGAAGCTGCCGCCGTCGCCCCCGCGGAAGGGGCCTCCGAATGA
- the nusG gene encoding transcription termination/antitermination protein NusG — protein MPILPLENVCFPPNLFVDERPFDPEHPWMVIHTKPRQEKVIARHLHAAELSYFLPLAKSGKPRAARVPDSFPPVFPGYLFIRNARQNRLPFQILDRAVRILDVPDQMTLDKQLQQVWWLIGGDQEVQREEELKPGDRVMIRMGSMAGMKGTLIENKGECRFVVSVDFIQKGLSIVVDRESIIPAE, from the coding sequence ATGCCGATTTTACCACTTGAGAACGTATGCTTTCCGCCCAACCTGTTCGTCGACGAACGACCGTTCGATCCGGAACACCCCTGGATGGTGATTCATACTAAGCCCCGTCAGGAGAAAGTGATCGCCCGGCATCTGCACGCCGCGGAGTTATCCTATTTTCTGCCGCTGGCCAAGAGTGGCAAGCCGCGGGCGGCCCGCGTTCCCGATTCCTTTCCGCCGGTTTTTCCGGGCTATCTGTTTATCCGAAATGCCCGCCAGAATCGCCTGCCGTTTCAGATCCTGGATCGGGCCGTTCGGATCCTCGATGTACCCGATCAGATGACGCTGGACAAACAATTGCAGCAGGTCTGGTGGTTGATCGGCGGCGACCAGGAGGTCCAGCGCGAAGAGGAGTTGAAGCCGGGGGACCGGGTCATGATCCGGATGGGATCGATGGCCGGGATGAAGGGAACGTTAATTGAGAATAAGGGCGAATGCCGCTTTGTCGTGAGTGTCGACTTTATTCAGAAGGGACTTTCGATTGTAGTGGATCGGGAATCGATTATTCCGGCCGAATAG
- a CDS encoding lipopolysaccharide biosynthesis protein: MSRLQRAVTATLIVQAFTVAGMVLSLVTVPAYLNWLGQERYGLILLAMSVLQYLVLSDGGLSWASMILVSHAKGREDHPEIAAVLQASRRFAHLSAGIILVLTAGVGLLLALFGAALPVHPELAGLALAIGLQAVVTLLASPTYSLLNGLQDLQYVALAQGSGRIAGAILAIAAAAGNCPLGGIIGVQTLANFVSYRIAKSYAASRYPWAFEKHPPNRLLRTKLLRTAAGNFGLQAGDGLAMSAPVLALGWFSGAEAVPTFSVALTLIMLPLGVVRNFTATLQSAYGDAAAKGEIAWIAQTLSRTLNLSLLFFGLLAAGYLALTRDFVSLWTAQKLTIAWPILLGALTVGALNSLIASLQFTLTGLGRIRVAARTHVFYGVASLVFCGFLVWKVDPQYVGFGLLAAALFTNLWILPRELKEHLGGLSFWPSGSTVVLIFLLSVGSGLLGAGLASELRPESRWLALIGGAGAIFLVYGVLAKWLLSDLTAPVLNKILARWRSRRSNRADVVPT, translated from the coding sequence ATGAGTCGACTGCAACGGGCCGTCACGGCGACCTTGATAGTTCAGGCGTTCACGGTGGCCGGCATGGTTCTGTCGCTGGTCACCGTGCCCGCCTATTTGAATTGGCTGGGCCAGGAACGCTACGGCCTGATCCTGCTGGCAATGTCGGTGCTGCAGTATCTAGTTCTCAGCGATGGCGGCTTGAGCTGGGCTTCGATGATCTTGGTCTCTCACGCGAAGGGGCGCGAGGATCATCCGGAAATCGCGGCGGTGCTTCAGGCCAGTCGGCGTTTTGCCCACCTCTCGGCGGGGATTATCCTGGTTCTGACGGCCGGGGTCGGCTTGCTGCTGGCACTGTTCGGAGCCGCCCTTCCGGTTCATCCGGAGCTCGCCGGCTTAGCTCTGGCGATCGGCCTGCAGGCCGTGGTGACGCTTCTCGCGTCCCCCACCTACAGTCTCCTCAACGGCCTCCAGGATTTGCAGTACGTGGCGCTGGCCCAGGGTAGCGGCCGGATTGCCGGGGCCATTTTGGCGATCGCCGCGGCTGCGGGGAATTGTCCGCTCGGCGGGATCATCGGCGTGCAGACCCTGGCGAATTTCGTCAGCTACCGGATCGCCAAGTCCTACGCGGCCTCCCGATACCCCTGGGCGTTCGAAAAGCACCCACCGAATCGTCTGCTTCGCACGAAGCTCTTGCGCACCGCCGCCGGTAACTTCGGACTGCAGGCGGGCGATGGCCTGGCGATGTCGGCCCCGGTACTGGCCCTGGGCTGGTTCTCCGGCGCCGAGGCGGTACCGACGTTCAGTGTGGCTTTGACCTTGATCATGCTGCCTTTGGGTGTGGTCCGAAATTTCACCGCGACGCTACAATCGGCCTACGGCGATGCCGCGGCCAAAGGGGAGATCGCCTGGATCGCCCAAACCTTATCCCGAACTTTAAATTTGTCGCTTCTGTTCTTCGGTCTCTTAGCGGCCGGCTACCTGGCCTTAACCCGGGATTTCGTCAGCTTGTGGACCGCGCAGAAGCTGACCATCGCGTGGCCGATTCTGCTGGGGGCCCTGACGGTCGGGGCCTTGAATTCTTTGATCGCCAGTCTGCAATTCACGCTGACCGGCTTGGGGCGCATCCGGGTCGCCGCCCGGACCCACGTCTTTTATGGGGTCGCATCCTTGGTCTTCTGCGGCTTTCTGGTGTGGAAGGTCGATCCCCAATACGTGGGGTTCGGGCTGCTGGCCGCGGCTCTCTTCACCAATCTCTGGATTCTGCCCCGCGAGCTGAAAGAGCATCTGGGCGGGCTGAGCTTCTGGCCTTCCGGATCCACGGTAGTCTTAATTTTTTTGTTGAGCGTCGGCAGCGGGCTTTTAGGAGCCGGGCTGGCGAGCGAACTGCGACCCGAGTCCCGCTGGCTGGCTTTAATCGGCGGCGCTGGTGCGATCTTTCTGGTCTACGGAGTCTTGGCGAAGTGGTTGCTCTCGGATCTGACCGCGCCAGTTTTGAATAAGATTCTGGCCCGATGGCGGTCCCGTCGCTCGAACCGGGCCGATGTCGTTCCCACCTAG
- a CDS encoding ligase-associated DNA damage response DEXH box helicase — translation MKPRKLPTPVLVDLPKPLTAAERLEHWFEAQGWTPFEFQRNTWAAYFRGESGLIHATTGTGKTYALWLAAVLEGLAERPAPLPEQERKPNRSRSEAEPLRVLWITPLRALAADTAQALQFPLEDLPLPWTIETRTGDTASSVKLRQKSRLPTALITTPESLTLLLTRPTAPSDFAGVRLVVVDEWHELIATKRGVQTELALARLRKWAPSLRTWGLSATLGNLPEARDVLLGNRSTESAPIRLIEGQEKKSIQIDSILPPDIERFPWAGHLGLKLLPEVLWQVEAAASSLIFTNTRSQTELWYQAILKERPGWAGQIALHHGSLETKTRRWVEKALRAGTLKCVVCTSTLDLGVDFSPVERVFQVGSPKGVARLLQRAGRSGHSPNRESRVTGVPTHAWELIEFAAARDAIASRFLESRPPLKNPIDVLAQHAVTMAVGGGFTADSLLEEIQSTASYASLTEEDWRWVLDFVTTGGPSLRAYPDYQKVHRGEDGQYRVDNPRIARHHLMAIGTIVSEAHLQVQFLRGPKLGSVEEAFAARLKPGDRFVFAGRLVQMVKIQDARLWVKAAKAEGTITVPRWMGGWMPLSTELASAARRKLDQAAQGIFDSAEMRAVQPLLELQQEWSQIPRLGEFLVEKTVSREGYHYYFYPFAGRLVHEGLAALFAYRLSRRKPLTFSMAVNDYGLELLCASEAPVFESLSEGLLASDGISEEIRDCINATEMSKRQFREVAHIAGLVFGGYPGQRKTARQLQASTGLIYEVFRNYEPENRLLKQAQEEVLERQLEQTRLIDTLKVLQKSRLVFQEIPRFTPFCFPLMVERLRERVSSEKLADRVKRLQEALERSARKI, via the coding sequence ATGAAGCCTCGAAAGCTCCCAACTCCCGTTCTGGTTGATCTGCCGAAACCGCTCACGGCGGCCGAGCGCCTCGAGCACTGGTTCGAAGCGCAAGGCTGGACGCCGTTCGAATTTCAACGGAACACCTGGGCCGCCTACTTCCGCGGGGAATCGGGTCTGATTCATGCCACCACCGGGACTGGGAAGACCTACGCCCTCTGGCTGGCCGCGGTGCTGGAAGGATTGGCGGAACGGCCGGCGCCGCTTCCGGAGCAAGAAAGAAAACCCAATCGGTCGCGTTCGGAAGCCGAGCCGCTGCGGGTGCTTTGGATCACGCCGCTGCGGGCCCTCGCCGCCGATACCGCGCAGGCCCTGCAGTTCCCCCTCGAGGATCTGCCACTGCCCTGGACCATCGAAACGCGGACGGGGGATACCGCCAGCTCGGTGAAGCTGCGCCAGAAAAGTCGCCTCCCCACCGCCCTGATTACCACCCCGGAAAGTCTGACGCTGCTGCTGACCCGGCCGACGGCCCCGAGCGATTTTGCCGGGGTCCGACTGGTGGTGGTCGACGAATGGCACGAGTTGATCGCCACCAAGCGGGGTGTCCAAACCGAACTGGCCCTGGCGCGCCTGCGAAAGTGGGCCCCATCGCTGCGAACCTGGGGCCTCTCGGCCACCTTGGGGAATTTACCGGAAGCGCGGGATGTGCTGCTTGGGAATCGATCGACCGAATCCGCCCCAATCCGGCTGATCGAAGGTCAGGAGAAGAAGTCGATCCAAATCGATTCGATTCTTCCGCCCGATATCGAACGCTTCCCCTGGGCGGGGCATCTGGGCCTGAAACTGCTGCCCGAAGTCTTATGGCAAGTCGAAGCGGCGGCCAGTTCTTTAATCTTCACCAATACCCGCTCCCAGACCGAACTCTGGTACCAGGCGATTCTAAAAGAACGTCCCGGCTGGGCCGGCCAGATCGCTTTGCATCATGGCTCGCTCGAGACCAAAACGCGGCGCTGGGTCGAAAAGGCCCTGCGGGCGGGAACGCTCAAATGCGTCGTCTGCACCTCCACGCTCGATCTGGGCGTCGATTTCAGCCCGGTCGAACGGGTCTTTCAAGTGGGCAGCCCCAAAGGAGTCGCCCGCCTGTTGCAACGAGCCGGTCGCAGCGGGCATTCCCCGAACCGGGAAAGCCGCGTCACCGGGGTGCCGACCCACGCCTGGGAGTTGATCGAATTTGCCGCCGCCCGCGACGCGATCGCTTCGCGATTTTTGGAGTCCCGGCCACCCTTGAAAAATCCGATCGATGTCTTGGCCCAGCATGCCGTAACCATGGCGGTCGGCGGCGGCTTTACGGCCGATTCGCTGTTGGAAGAAATTCAAAGCACGGCTTCCTACGCGAGCTTAACCGAGGAGGATTGGCGCTGGGTCCTCGATTTTGTGACCACCGGGGGCCCTTCCCTCCGCGCGTATCCCGACTATCAAAAGGTGCATCGCGGCGAGGACGGTCAGTATCGAGTCGATAACCCGCGGATCGCCCGCCATCATCTGATGGCGATCGGGACAATTGTCAGCGAAGCGCACCTGCAGGTGCAATTTCTGCGCGGGCCGAAGCTCGGCAGCGTCGAGGAAGCGTTTGCCGCCAGGTTAAAACCGGGGGATCGGTTTGTCTTCGCCGGTCGCCTCGTCCAAATGGTCAAGATTCAGGACGCCCGCCTCTGGGTGAAGGCGGCGAAAGCGGAGGGCACGATCACGGTGCCGCGCTGGATGGGGGGCTGGATGCCGCTCTCCACGGAGTTGGCTTCTGCCGCGCGCCGAAAACTGGATCAGGCCGCGCAGGGGATTTTCGATTCGGCCGAAATGCGGGCGGTCCAGCCGCTCTTGGAACTGCAGCAGGAGTGGTCGCAGATTCCTCGATTGGGCGAATTTCTCGTGGAGAAGACCGTGTCCCGGGAGGGGTATCATTACTACTTCTACCCCTTCGCCGGCCGCTTGGTGCACGAAGGCTTGGCCGCCCTGTTCGCCTACCGGCTGTCGCGTCGGAAACCGCTGACCTTCAGTATGGCAGTGAACGACTACGGCTTGGAACTCCTCTGTGCTTCGGAGGCCCCGGTTTTTGAAAGCCTGTCGGAGGGGCTGTTGGCCAGCGACGGAATCTCCGAGGAGATCCGGGACTGCATCAACGCCACCGAGATGAGCAAACGGCAGTTTCGGGAGGTGGCCCATATCGCGGGCTTGGTCTTTGGCGGCTATCCGGGGCAGCGGAAAACCGCCCGGCAGTTGCAGGCTTCGACCGGATTGATTTACGAAGTGTTTCGGAACTACGAGCCGGAGAATCGCTTACTGAAGCAGGCTCAGGAAGAGGTGTTGGAGCGGCAGTTGGAACAAACGCGACTGATCGACACTTTGAAGGTATTACAGAAGAGCCGACTGGTTTTTCAGGAGATACCCCGCTTCACGCCTTTTTGTTTTCCGCTGATGGTTGAACGGCTCCGGGAAAGAGTCTCGTCGGAGAAGCTCGCGGATCGTGTGAAACGCCTGCAAGAGGCCCTGGAAAGATCGGCCCGGAAGATATGA
- the pdeM gene encoding ligase-associated DNA damage response endonuclease PdeM, with the protein MKSQFLNTNCPITWGGQELWLLPERAVYWPAEKALLVADIHFGKEASFRASQIPIPDGTGRELQRLSQLIRTLECQELIILGDLLHSRRGRSAHWIDQISQWRYQWNSLKWTLIKGNHDQGAGELPSEWKISELEAPALRAGLLLRHIPLEQETEFALAGHLHPKVKLRHGPDQLRLPCFLERGKTLILPAFGTFVDHGLIELQESDKAYLVAGEEVVGLA; encoded by the coding sequence ATGAAATCCCAGTTTTTGAATACAAATTGTCCGATCACTTGGGGAGGCCAGGAACTCTGGCTGTTGCCGGAGCGGGCGGTCTATTGGCCCGCGGAAAAAGCCCTGCTGGTCGCCGATATCCACTTCGGCAAAGAGGCCAGCTTCCGGGCGTCGCAGATTCCGATCCCCGATGGCACGGGCCGGGAACTGCAGCGGCTCTCGCAACTGATTCGCACTCTGGAGTGCCAGGAGCTGATCATTTTGGGAGATTTACTGCATTCCCGACGGGGCCGGTCCGCGCACTGGATCGATCAAATCTCGCAGTGGCGCTACCAGTGGAATTCGCTGAAATGGACGCTGATTAAGGGCAATCATGATCAAGGAGCCGGAGAACTGCCGAGCGAATGGAAGATTTCGGAGCTGGAGGCCCCGGCGCTTCGAGCCGGACTACTCTTAAGGCACATTCCGTTAGAACAGGAAACCGAATTTGCTCTGGCGGGACACTTGCATCCCAAGGTGAAGCTTCGTCACGGTCCCGATCAACTTCGCCTGCCCTGCTTTCTGGAGCGGGGAAAGACGCTGATTCTGCCGGCGTTTGGGACCTTTGTGGATCATGGGCTGATTGAGTTACAGGAGTCGGATAAGGCCTATTTGGTGGCGGGGGAAGAAGTGGTGGGGCTAGCGTAA
- a CDS encoding helix-turn-helix domain-containing protein, with the protein MVMTTQHTPSLVKKIHDRNEQENRRRLGVQLVLEGHTIQKVAKMIKINSRSLDNWLAWHRARGEEGLKADKHPGPKSKMTQEQIQEVRSWLLRDAREFGFRTNLWTSRRIVQLIKEKFQIQYNANYFCRWLRKQGFSPQMPGKKAAQRNEQKIADWTQTEWPRISKQGGRIGRMSYSSMKPD; encoded by the coding sequence ATGGTCATGACAACCCAACACACACCCTCCCTGGTTAAGAAAATCCACGATCGCAACGAGCAGGAAAATCGACGCCGTCTGGGAGTTCAACTGGTTCTCGAAGGCCACACCATTCAGAAGGTGGCCAAGATGATCAAGATCAATTCCCGCAGCTTGGATAATTGGCTCGCCTGGCACAGAGCTCGTGGGGAAGAGGGGCTCAAAGCCGACAAGCATCCCGGTCCGAAATCGAAAATGACCCAAGAGCAAATCCAGGAAGTCCGCTCTTGGTTGCTTCGCGATGCTCGAGAGTTCGGCTTTCGAACCAACCTCTGGACTTCCCGGCGAATCGTGCAATTGATCAAAGAAAAATTCCAGATTCAATACAACGCAAACTACTTCTGCCGTTGGTTACGCAAACAGGGCTTCTCCCCGCAGATGCCCGGGAAAAAAGCGGCCCAACGCAATGAGCAGAAGATCGCCGACTGGACGCAAACCGAATGGCCCCGAATTTCAAAACAGGGGGGCAGGATCGGGCGTATGTCGTATTCCTCGATGAAACCGGATTAA
- a CDS encoding NAD-dependent epimerase/dehydratase family protein, whose product MHLKSELVLVTGAGGFIGGHLVADLVKKGFRVRAVDHKPLTDWWQKQPEVENLSLDLEKLENCRTAVQGVEEVYNLAADMGGMGFIEHNKALCMLSVLINTHMLLAAREAGVKRFFFSSSACVYAANKQTKTDLTALKEEDAYPAMPEDGYGWEKLFSERMCRHFREDFGLVTRMARYHNVYGPQGTWKGGREKAPAATCRKVIEAKLSGNREIEIWGDGHQTRSFMFIEDCLFGTQKIMHSEIVDAINLGSNELVSINQLVDIVEEIAGVELKRKYNLSAPKGVNGRNSDNTLIQELLGWQPSIRLRDGLERTYAWIYDQIVTNAPCPIY is encoded by the coding sequence TTGCATTTGAAAAGCGAATTGGTGTTGGTGACCGGGGCAGGGGGATTCATCGGCGGGCACCTGGTGGCCGATCTGGTGAAAAAAGGCTTTCGGGTCCGGGCGGTGGATCATAAGCCGCTGACCGACTGGTGGCAGAAGCAACCGGAGGTCGAAAATCTGTCCCTCGATCTCGAAAAACTGGAAAACTGCCGCACCGCGGTGCAGGGGGTGGAGGAGGTCTATAACCTGGCCGCCGATATGGGCGGCATGGGTTTCATCGAGCACAATAAAGCACTTTGCATGCTCTCGGTCTTGATCAATACGCATATGCTCCTGGCGGCGCGCGAGGCCGGGGTGAAGCGGTTCTTCTTCTCCTCGTCGGCCTGCGTCTACGCCGCCAATAAACAGACCAAAACTGACTTGACGGCTCTGAAAGAGGAAGACGCTTATCCCGCCATGCCCGAAGATGGCTACGGCTGGGAGAAACTCTTCAGCGAACGGATGTGCCGCCATTTCCGGGAGGATTTCGGACTGGTGACCCGCATGGCCCGCTACCACAACGTCTACGGCCCGCAAGGCACCTGGAAGGGGGGCCGCGAGAAAGCGCCTGCTGCCACCTGCCGCAAGGTCATCGAAGCCAAGCTCTCGGGGAATCGGGAAATCGAGATTTGGGGCGATGGCCATCAGACGCGCAGCTTCATGTTCATCGAAGACTGTCTGTTCGGCACGCAGAAAATCATGCACAGCGAGATCGTCGACGCCATCAATCTGGGCAGCAACGAACTGGTCAGCATCAACCAGCTGGTCGATATCGTCGAAGAGATCGCCGGCGTCGAGCTGAAGCGAAAATACAATCTGAGCGCTCCCAAGGGGGTGAATGGTCGCAACAGCGATAACACCCTGATCCAGGAGCTGCTGGGCTGGCAGCCCTCGATCCGGCTTCGCGATGGTCTGGAGCGAACCTACGCCTGGATATACGACCAGATCGTGACCAACGCTCCCTGTCCGATCTATTAA
- a CDS encoding IS630 family transposase codes for MAPNFKTGGQDRAYVVFLDETGLSLAPLLRRTWAKVGSRPFLTQKVGARQKVSIIGALSFSPQKHQPNLFFQTLPNGTFNSEKVASFLRDLLKHLRGRVIVVWDNGPMHKGEAMRKLLKEYPRLSLEWLPPYAPELNPVEQLWSHLKYGHCANLIPEDLQELEDEAVEFLTEVKFQPDILHSYLNETPLQKSITAVAG; via the coding sequence ATGGCCCCGAATTTCAAAACAGGGGGGCAGGATCGGGCGTATGTCGTATTCCTCGATGAAACCGGATTAAGTCTGGCTCCTCTGCTACGTCGCACTTGGGCTAAGGTCGGTTCCCGCCCCTTTCTCACGCAAAAAGTAGGTGCTCGCCAGAAGGTTTCCATTATTGGAGCCTTGTCTTTTTCTCCCCAAAAACACCAGCCTAATCTCTTTTTCCAAACTTTGCCCAACGGCACTTTCAATTCCGAGAAAGTGGCTAGCTTCTTACGCGATCTCCTCAAACATCTACGCGGTCGGGTCATTGTCGTTTGGGATAATGGTCCCATGCACAAAGGAGAAGCCATGAGAAAATTACTCAAAGAATATCCTCGTTTGTCGCTCGAATGGCTGCCGCCCTACGCTCCGGAACTCAATCCCGTCGAGCAGCTCTGGAGCCACCTCAAATACGGGCATTGTGCTAATCTCATTCCCGAGGATTTACAAGAACTCGAAGACGAGGCGGTCGAATTTTTAACGGAAGTAAAATTCCAACCAGATATACTACACTCCTACTTGAACGAAACTCCTCTACAGAAATCCATCACGGCTGTTGCAGGGTGA
- a CDS encoding ATP-dependent DNA ligase, producing the protein MRAFAELFRHLDETTQSLAKIAALKNYFSNCAPSDGAWAVHFLSGRKLPRVVPVRLLRQACRESTGLPEWIFDECYDSVGDLSETIALLLPVQDTHSSGSLADWVENTLRPLAKLGEAERTAQLRAAWQQLSRSEVFVFNKLVTGGFRVGVSQGLVVKALAQVADLPPATITHRLMGSWEPTAEFFTQLLAPESAQAARSHPYPFCLANPLTQPVASLGPISDWKIEWKWDGLRAQLIRRQGQTFLWSRGEELMTERFPELTEVAPRLPEGTVLDGEIVGWKNARVLPFTSLQKRIGRKKLSPKILAEVPVRFLAFDLLETSGVDCRTRPLFEREEILEHILVDLPEQTTITRPPQLLPRSWEEAAQIRETSRDQQAEGLMLKRRDSEYGVGRPVGSWWKWKVAPFTCEAVLIYAQKGHGRRASLYTDYTFAVWDQGQLVPIAKAYSGLTDAEIVEVDRFIRQNTLERFGPIRSVKPELVFELAFENIQLSSRHKSGLAVRFPRMLRWRLDKTPAEADTLEAIQKILAGLPTS; encoded by the coding sequence ATGAGAGCCTTCGCCGAGCTTTTTCGCCACCTGGATGAAACCACCCAGTCTCTGGCCAAAATCGCGGCCCTGAAGAACTATTTCTCGAACTGTGCGCCGAGCGATGGCGCCTGGGCCGTGCATTTTCTGTCGGGTCGGAAGTTGCCCCGGGTCGTTCCGGTGCGGCTGCTCCGTCAGGCCTGTCGGGAAAGCACCGGTCTGCCCGAGTGGATCTTCGACGAATGCTACGATTCGGTTGGCGATCTCTCCGAGACAATCGCCCTGCTGCTGCCAGTTCAGGACACGCACTCGTCCGGAAGCCTGGCCGATTGGGTCGAAAATACCCTTCGCCCGCTGGCGAAACTGGGAGAGGCCGAGCGAACCGCGCAGTTGCGCGCCGCCTGGCAGCAGCTCTCCCGCTCCGAAGTCTTCGTCTTCAACAAACTGGTCACCGGTGGCTTTCGCGTCGGCGTTTCGCAAGGCCTCGTTGTCAAGGCACTGGCCCAAGTCGCGGACCTTCCGCCGGCGACGATCACGCATCGCTTGATGGGTTCGTGGGAACCAACGGCGGAATTTTTCACGCAGTTGCTCGCCCCCGAATCGGCCCAGGCGGCGCGGAGCCATCCCTACCCCTTCTGTTTGGCCAATCCCCTGACGCAACCGGTCGCTTCCCTCGGGCCGATTTCCGACTGGAAGATTGAGTGGAAATGGGACGGCCTCCGGGCGCAGCTTATTCGGCGCCAGGGACAGACCTTCCTTTGGTCGCGCGGCGAGGAATTGATGACCGAGCGGTTCCCCGAGTTGACCGAGGTCGCTCCCCGGCTACCGGAGGGGACCGTCCTCGATGGGGAAATCGTCGGCTGGAAGAATGCCCGGGTGCTCCCCTTCACCTCCTTACAAAAACGGATTGGCCGCAAAAAACTCAGTCCGAAAATCCTCGCGGAAGTCCCGGTGCGATTTCTCGCGTTTGACTTGCTGGAGACCTCGGGCGTTGATTGCCGAACTCGGCCGCTATTCGAACGGGAAGAAATCCTCGAGCACATTCTGGTCGATCTACCGGAGCAGACGACGATCACGCGGCCGCCGCAACTACTTCCTCGTTCCTGGGAAGAAGCTGCCCAAATTCGCGAGACTAGCCGCGACCAGCAAGCGGAAGGACTGATGCTGAAGCGACGGGATTCCGAATACGGCGTCGGCCGACCGGTCGGCAGCTGGTGGAAGTGGAAAGTCGCTCCCTTCACCTGCGAGGCGGTCCTGATCTACGCCCAGAAAGGGCATGGCCGGCGGGCCAGCTTGTATACCGATTACACCTTCGCGGTTTGGGACCAGGGCCAACTGGTGCCGATCGCCAAGGCCTACTCCGGGTTGACCGACGCGGAGATCGTCGAGGTCGATCGCTTCATTCGCCAGAATACCCTCGAACGCTTCGGCCCGATCCGCTCGGTGAAACCGGAACTGGTCTTCGAACTCGCCTTCGAAAACATCCAGCTTTCCTCGCGGCACAAATCGGGCCTGGCCGTCCGCTTTCCCCGCATGCTGCGCTGGCGGCTCGATAAAACTCCCGCCGAGGCCGATACGCTCGAAGCGATTCAGAAAATCTTAGCAGGGCTTCCGACCTCATGA